In Candidatus Manganitrophus morganii, the genomic window TGTTTGCAAAGTGGTCCGGATCGCCTCTTCGATGTTTTTGCTTTTCTTAAACTCCTCCCTGAGGCGAAAAATGAGATAAATTTCATAATCCGCGCCGATACCGACCGCCATGGCGGTAATCGCCGCGGTCCCAATCCCGAGTGTGATCCCACTGAGTCCCATTATACCAAAATTAATTAATACCGAGAGGGCGAGCGGAATAATAACAAAGAAGCCGCCTAAGAGCGATCGTCGTACTAATGCGGTCATTAAGAAGGTAATCGCGGCGATTTGAATGATGTTCAGCGCCTTTCCTCTGATCATCTCTTCGTTGAGGGCGACCACAACGGGGGAGCTTCCTGCCACACCTAAAGAGACTTGATGAGGGGTAAAGTCAGCGTCACGCGCCTGTTCGACGATCTGAATCAACTCTTCCGCCAAACGGGTATCGTCGCTTTTTAGAAAAACCCAGATCACCGCCTCTTCCTGTTGCGGGCGCATTAATCGGGCGAAATCGGCCGGATTCCCCGAGACCGAATAAAGGAAAAGAAACTGCGCGATCTGATCCTGTGCATTCGGGACCTTATTAAAGGCCGGATCGCCGCCGTTTAATGTTTGATTCATCTGTTTCACATAGTCGACGTACGATTCCGTTTTCCCAACCTCCGGCACACTCTCCAGGCGGCGCTGGAGTCGGTCCACCGCCCCGGCCACGATAGGGTTTTTAAGGGCAGATTCTTTTTTTGCTTCCAGAAGAATATAAAAGGTAGAGGTGCCGGCGAACTTTTCGTTAAGGGCCCGCTCATCTTGCCGAAGGAGGGTCGATTCAAAAAATTGGGAGCGGTTGCTGTTGCTGACTTGGACCCGAAGCGTTCCGATGACCGAAATGACAAAAAAGAGGGCGGCGCCGGTCAGAATAATCGTCCGCCCGCTTCCGGTCACTTGCGAAGCAAGACTGCTCAAAAACCGGTCGAGTAGATCGGGTCCCCTAACGACTCGCTTTTTACGGGAGGGACGGAGCACGGAACGGATAGCCGGGATAAAGGTCAATTCCAAAACAAGGGCGCTCAAGATGCCGAAGGCAGTGAACAACCCAAACGACTGGAACGTTTTTAGCTTGAACGTAATCAACGATGCAAAGCTGGCTGAGGCGATCACGCCGGCGGTCACCATCGCCAATCCAACCTGCGTCGTCGATTCGATCACCGCCTGTTTCGAATCGCCGAGCCGTTCATATTCCTCATAGTAACGCTTTAAGATTTGGACCGAATGGCCCGCTGCAATCGCTAAAATAAGGATCGGGGTCATCGCATTCCACGGATCAAGCGGGGTACGGGTCAGGCCCATCATCCCCATCGCCCAGGCAACCGCCAGCAAAGAAGTGACGAGTGGAATAAACAAACCCTGCCAGGTTCGAAAGGCAATATAGTGAAGAATGCCGATGATCAAAATGGCGATCGGAAAGAGAACCGCGAGCATCCTGAAAGAATCGGCCTCGAAATAGGAGAGAACAATCGGCATCCCGCCGAGATAGATCTGGTGGTCGGCATCGCTGTATTTTGCGGTGATGTCCTGAAGTTGGCAATGGATTAATGAATCGGCCAGCCACTTTCCCGGCTCACTCTTCTGCCATGCGCCGCAGGCTGAATTTGATTCACTCCCCTGCCACTTCTTCCATCCTTCTTCTTTCTCTACTGTTTGCTGGGGAGCAGCTTGCGATTGCTTTGGCTCTCCTGTCGAGACGCTCCCTTCCCCTTTTTGCCATTGCTGCCAGTTTTCTCCTCCGGACGCTGCGCCTGCGGCGCCCCCCTCCCCTTCCCACTCTCCAGGGACGATGGGGCCAAAGTCGACGATCACGGCAGCGGCCGTCCCATCTTTCGAGACCAGGCTGTTGAGGAAAAGATCGTTTGAGTAAACCCTTTTCTTTAGCTCGGAAAGCCCTTCCGGTGTCGTCGGGACCTCTCCATTCATGAGTTGAGTTATCTCGATCTGATCTTCGGTTCCGACCACATATTTGATTTTTCGATCTGCGATGCTGACGACATTCTCTTCCTTAATCCCGGCGATCTTCTTCACATCGTCCGTGATTCCCTTCACCTTCGAGAGGGTCGCCGGATTAAAGATATCCCCCTTCTTGTTATGGATACCGATCACCACCACGCGGCTGCCGCCGAATGCCTCTTCGATTTTGTTGTTTAGCTGAACGTAAGGGTGATTCTGAGGAAGGATCGATTTTGGATCGAACATCATCTGGAGGTTTCGAAATTGAGTGAAGAAGAAAAGAGTAATGAGAAGAACGGAGAAAATGACCAGGTAAGGATGGCCGACGATTTTCTCTACATAGCGTTTCATCATTTTCGTTCCTTTGGTTTGATGATGTCAGTCTACCCAAATTACCTAAAATACAATCAAGGTAGAGGATATCGGCGTAGAAGATCACATCTTGGTGGATAACAGTCTGGAGAGTAAGCCTCCCGGCGCGCGGTGATTATCGAACTGGTGCCGGGAGGCTCTTCAAATGACGGACAGAATGGACCCTATTTCCGTATGCCGGTTTTTAGCGAGCGTTCTGTAAAATCTTCATCCTCAAGTCCTCCGTTGACCTGGAGATCACTGACCTCAAAGATGGTTCGATGTCCGTTCTGAACGTTGGTCACCTCCGTTTTTTTCC contains:
- a CDS encoding MMPL family transporter, which gives rise to MMKRYVEKIVGHPYLVIFSVLLITLFFFTQFRNLQMMFDPKSILPQNHPYVQLNNKIEEAFGGSRVVVIGIHNKKGDIFNPATLSKVKGITDDVKKIAGIKEENVVSIADRKIKYVVGTEDQIEITQLMNGEVPTTPEGLSELKKRVYSNDLFLNSLVSKDGTAAAVIVDFGPIVPGEWEGEGGAAGAASGGENWQQWQKGEGSVSTGEPKQSQAAPQQTVEKEEGWKKWQGSESNSACGAWQKSEPGKWLADSLIHCQLQDITAKYSDADHQIYLGGMPIVLSYFEADSFRMLAVLFPIAILIIGILHYIAFRTWQGLFIPLVTSLLAVAWAMGMMGLTRTPLDPWNAMTPILILAIAAGHSVQILKRYYEEYERLGDSKQAVIESTTQVGLAMVTAGVIASASFASLITFKLKTFQSFGLFTAFGILSALVLELTFIPAIRSVLRPSRKKRVVRGPDLLDRFLSSLASQVTGSGRTIILTGAALFFVISVIGTLRVQVSNSNRSQFFESTLLRQDERALNEKFAGTSTFYILLEAKKESALKNPIVAGAVDRLQRRLESVPEVGKTESYVDYVKQMNQTLNGGDPAFNKVPNAQDQIAQFLFLYSVSGNPADFARLMRPQQEEAVIWVFLKSDDTRLAEELIQIVEQARDADFTPHQVSLGVAGSSPVVVALNEEMIRGKALNIIQIAAITFLMTALVRRSLLGGFFVIIPLALSVLINFGIMGLSGITLGIGTAAITAMAVGIGADYEIYLIFRLREEFKKSKNIEEAIRTTLQTSGKAIIFVAIAVSAGYGLLAFTGFYLHMEGILVPLAMLTSSLGALTILPALVIIFKPKFVFDGQEVPLALKPTVK